A window of Formosa sp. Hel1_31_208 contains these coding sequences:
- a CDS encoding DUF4293 domain-containing protein yields the protein MIQRIQTVYLLLAGAVSAGLIFVFHLWTNTEDLPVYAKDNYLYLGLFLGSALLSLISIFNYKNRKFQFVLGRLNIILNFILLGFFVYQLLIPPGESHISEKGVAIFIPILSIVLLVLANKAIKKDEDLVKSVDRLR from the coding sequence ATGATTCAACGCATACAAACCGTATACTTATTACTTGCTGGCGCAGTGTCTGCAGGTTTAATATTTGTATTTCATCTTTGGACCAATACCGAGGACCTTCCCGTATATGCTAAAGACAACTATTTGTATTTAGGTTTGTTTTTAGGTTCTGCTTTATTATCTTTAATTTCAATTTTTAATTACAAAAACAGAAAGTTTCAATTTGTTTTGGGACGTCTTAATATCATATTAAACTTTATTTTATTAGGATTTTTTGTATATCAATTGCTAATCCCACCTGGAGAAAGTCATATTTCTGAGAAAGGTGTTGCGATTTTCATACCTATCTTATCTATCGTGTTATTGGTATTAGCCAATAAGGCCATCAAGAAGGATGAAGATCTCGTCAAATCTGTTGATCGATTACGATAA
- a CDS encoding ABC transporter ATP-binding protein, with the protein MEDKKTKAFDLTLFKRLLDYIQPYKLVFFGSLLCVIGLAVFGALRPLVLQKAIDEHIALQEYDGFLFYIIAMLVLLIFEVVSQLLFIYYASWLGQSVVKDIRVKLYNHVLRFRMKYYDKSSVGVLITRTVTDMERIADIFGQGLFMIFSDILKMLFVAGAMIFINWKLSLIAFVTMPIVVFATKIFQKYMKRAFEEVRNEVSNLNSFVQERVTGMKILQLFTREDIEYKKFKDINERHKKGWLKTVWYNSVFFPIADLLSSITLGTIIWIGGLMVVAQGTASKGDLFAFIMFVPMLFRPLNQIANKFNTLQMGMVAADRVFKVIDTTSQIDDSGNEEVQEFKGDITFKNVHFSYVDDEEVLKGIDLDVKAGETVAIVGATGAGKSTIINLLNRFYDISEGTICIDGINSKNFSLKSLRKQIAVVLQDVFLFADTILNNITLKDSNISEDDVIKAAKDIGIHDFISSLPNGYHYNVKERGAMLSSGQRQLISFLRAYVTNPSILILDEATSSVDSYSEQLIQDATDKITKGRTSIVIAHRLATVQQADQIIVMDAGKIVEKGTHNELLQVENGYYRNLYEVQFLKAEAV; encoded by the coding sequence ATGGAAGACAAAAAGACAAAAGCATTTGATCTAACGTTGTTTAAACGATTACTGGATTACATACAGCCCTATAAGCTTGTGTTTTTCGGGTCCCTGTTGTGCGTTATTGGTCTTGCTGTTTTTGGAGCTTTACGACCACTAGTTTTGCAAAAAGCTATTGACGAACACATCGCGTTACAAGAATATGATGGGTTCTTATTTTACATCATTGCGATGCTAGTATTACTCATATTTGAAGTAGTGAGCCAGTTGCTCTTTATTTATTATGCAAGTTGGTTGGGGCAATCGGTGGTCAAGGATATACGTGTGAAACTTTATAATCATGTTCTTCGTTTTAGGATGAAGTATTATGATAAGTCCTCTGTAGGTGTCTTAATCACTAGAACTGTGACGGACATGGAGCGTATTGCCGATATCTTCGGACAAGGTTTGTTCATGATCTTTAGTGATATTCTTAAAATGTTATTTGTAGCTGGAGCAATGATTTTTATCAATTGGAAATTAAGTCTTATTGCTTTTGTAACCATGCCTATCGTAGTTTTTGCAACTAAGATATTTCAGAAATATATGAAACGTGCCTTTGAGGAGGTAAGAAACGAGGTGTCAAATTTGAATTCTTTTGTGCAAGAACGTGTCACTGGCATGAAAATTCTTCAATTATTTACTAGAGAAGATATCGAATACAAGAAATTTAAAGACATTAATGAACGTCATAAAAAAGGGTGGTTAAAAACGGTTTGGTATAACTCGGTGTTTTTTCCAATAGCAGATCTTTTATCGTCTATTACCCTTGGAACAATTATTTGGATAGGAGGATTAATGGTGGTCGCTCAAGGAACAGCATCCAAAGGTGATTTATTTGCATTTATTATGTTTGTACCAATGTTATTTAGACCATTAAACCAAATAGCAAATAAGTTTAATACCCTTCAAATGGGAATGGTTGCCGCTGATCGTGTATTCAAGGTTATCGACACCACTTCTCAAATTGATGATTCTGGAAATGAAGAGGTGCAAGAGTTTAAAGGTGATATCACTTTTAAAAATGTTCATTTTTCTTATGTAGATGATGAAGAAGTATTAAAAGGAATAGATCTGGACGTTAAAGCTGGTGAAACTGTCGCTATTGTGGGTGCAACCGGCGCTGGGAAATCAACCATTATCAATTTATTGAACCGTTTTTATGACATTTCTGAAGGTACGATATGCATTGATGGTATTAACAGTAAAAATTTCTCGCTTAAATCGTTAAGGAAGCAAATAGCTGTTGTCTTACAAGATGTCTTTTTATTTGCTGATACCATATTGAATAATATCACACTTAAAGATTCAAATATCTCCGAAGATGACGTGATTAAGGCGGCTAAAGATATTGGTATTCATGATTTTATTTCTAGTTTACCTAATGGTTACCATTATAATGTGAAGGAACGCGGTGCGATGTTGTCATCTGGACAGCGTCAGCTTATCTCTTTCTTAAGAGCCTATGTAACCAACCCAAGTATTTTAATCCTTGATGAAGCAACTTCTTCGGTCGATTCTTATTCAGAACAACTCATTCAAGATGCAACAGATAAAATCACGAAAGGACGCACATCTATTGTTATTGCGCACCGCTTAGCAACGGTTCAACAAGCCGATCAAATTATTGTTATGGATGCTGGAAAAATTGTTGAAAAAGGAACGCACAATGAATTACTTCAGGTAGAAAATGGATATTATAGAAATCTTTATGAAGTCCAATTTTTAAAAGCCGAAGCGGTTTAG
- the rho gene encoding transcription termination factor Rho: MFEISELKAKKLPELQEIAQKLNVPKYRTLKKLDLVYQILDFQAANPDAVKKEVLKDAPKEAPKKPQPQRKPRARVENKKDQNPTQQKMELDEKKDNSPTPSKPHEKKDNRNPQNTNQNTDNRSKNPNDNKPNPRHKDKDKDNKQNQSKDHKPNPRQKSNDNKPNPRHKDGNVHKNNGNKDNRNRYREPDFEFDAIIESEGVLDIMQDGYGFLRSSDYNYLSSPDDIYVSQSQIRLFGLKVGDTVFGNVRPPKEGEKYFPLIKVSKINGQNPNVVRDRVAFEHLTPLFPEEKFNLAEKQATISTRIMDLFAPIGKGQRGMIVSQPKTGKTMLLKDVANAIAANHPEVYQMILLIDERPEEVTDMQRNVRGEVIASTFDKEAHEHVKIANIVLEKAKRLVECGHDVVILLDSITRLARAYNSVQPASGKILSGGVDANALHKPKRFFGAARNIENGGSLTIIATALTETGSKMDEVIFEEFKGTGNMELQLDRKISNRRIFPAIDLTSSSTRRDDILLDATTIQRMWVMRKYLADMNPVEAMEFINERFKQTRNNEEFLISMNG; the protein is encoded by the coding sequence ATGTTCGAAATTTCCGAATTAAAAGCAAAAAAGCTTCCTGAACTTCAGGAAATAGCTCAAAAATTAAACGTACCTAAATACCGTACTTTAAAAAAATTAGATCTTGTTTATCAAATTTTAGACTTTCAGGCCGCCAATCCAGATGCTGTCAAAAAAGAAGTTCTAAAAGATGCTCCAAAAGAAGCTCCAAAAAAACCACAACCCCAACGTAAGCCTCGAGCCCGTGTTGAGAACAAAAAAGATCAAAATCCGACCCAACAAAAAATGGAGTTAGATGAGAAGAAAGACAATAGTCCAACTCCATCTAAACCTCATGAAAAGAAGGATAATAGAAATCCACAAAACACGAATCAAAACACTGATAATCGTTCTAAAAACCCTAATGACAATAAGCCTAATCCGCGTCACAAGGATAAGGATAAGGATAATAAACAAAATCAATCAAAAGATCACAAACCTAATCCACGTCAGAAAAGCAATGACAATAAGCCTAATCCGCGTCACAAGGATGGTAATGTGCATAAAAATAACGGCAACAAAGATAATCGTAACCGTTACAGAGAACCAGACTTTGAATTTGATGCTATCATAGAGAGTGAAGGTGTATTAGATATCATGCAAGATGGCTACGGTTTTTTACGGTCATCTGATTATAACTATTTATCATCTCCAGATGATATCTATGTATCCCAATCACAAATTCGTTTATTTGGATTAAAAGTTGGCGATACTGTTTTTGGAAATGTACGTCCACCGAAAGAAGGTGAAAAATATTTCCCCTTAATTAAGGTCAGTAAAATTAACGGTCAGAACCCAAATGTTGTTAGAGACCGTGTTGCTTTTGAACACTTAACGCCTTTATTCCCTGAAGAGAAATTTAATTTAGCGGAGAAACAAGCAACTATCTCTACACGAATTATGGATTTGTTCGCTCCAATAGGAAAAGGACAACGTGGTATGATTGTATCACAACCGAAAACAGGTAAAACGATGTTACTGAAGGATGTTGCCAATGCAATTGCCGCGAATCATCCTGAAGTTTATCAAATGATTTTATTAATCGATGAACGTCCTGAAGAAGTTACAGATATGCAACGTAATGTGCGTGGTGAAGTAATTGCCTCTACATTTGATAAAGAAGCACATGAGCACGTAAAAATCGCGAATATCGTATTGGAAAAAGCAAAACGTCTGGTAGAATGTGGCCACGATGTGGTGATTCTTTTAGACTCTATAACACGTTTAGCAAGAGCTTATAACTCAGTTCAACCTGCTTCTGGTAAGATTTTAAGTGGTGGTGTTGATGCCAACGCACTTCATAAACCTAAACGGTTCTTTGGAGCTGCGCGAAACATTGAAAATGGAGGGTCATTAACAATTATTGCTACAGCCTTAACCGAAACAGGGTCTAAAATGGATGAAGTAATCTTTGAAGAATTTAAAGGCACTGGTAATATGGAGTTACAATTAGATCGTAAGATTTCTAATCGTCGTATTTTCCCAGCTATCGATTTAACATCTTCTAGTACACGACGAGATGATATTTTATTAGACGCTACAACAATTCAAAGGATGTGGGTAATGCGTAAATATCTTGCTGATATGAATCCTGTAGAAGCTATGGAGTTTATCAATGAGAGGTTCAAACAAACGAGAAATAATGAAGAATTCTTGATATCTATGAATGGGTAA
- the proS gene encoding proline--tRNA ligase — protein MSKNLTSRAEDYSKWYNELVVKADLAENSAVRGCMVIKPYGYAIWEKMQAELDRMFKETGHQNAYFPLFVPKSLFEAEEKNAEGFAKECAVVTHYRLQNDPENEGKLRVDPEAKLEEELIVRPTSEAIIWNTFKGWVQSYRDLPLLINQWANVVRWEMRTRLFLRTAEFLWQEGHTAHATEAEALIEAEQMNDVYAEFAENFMAIPVIKGVKSESERFAGAVETYCIEALMQDGKSLQAGTSHFLGQNFAKAFDVKFTNNEGKLDYVWATSWGVSTRLIGALIMTHSDDKGLVLPPNLAPFQVVIVPIYKNDEQLATITEKAQDIVKQLKTLGITCKFDARTTHRPGAKFAQHELQGVPLRIAIGPKDLENETVELARRDTLTKDIIPMSELVPKIDTLLKTIQKELFIKASNFRDSHITEVDDFETFKTVLEHKTGFISAHWDGTMETEQKIKELTKATIRCIPMEVKKEAGTCVFSGKPSTNRVLFAKAY, from the coding sequence ATGAGTAAAAATCTTACAAGTAGAGCGGAAGACTATTCCAAATGGTATAATGAACTGGTCGTCAAAGCCGATTTAGCTGAGAATTCTGCGGTTAGAGGGTGTATGGTTATTAAACCTTATGGCTATGCAATATGGGAAAAAATGCAAGCAGAATTAGATCGAATGTTCAAAGAAACGGGACATCAAAACGCCTATTTTCCATTATTTGTGCCGAAAAGTCTGTTTGAAGCCGAAGAAAAGAATGCAGAAGGTTTTGCAAAGGAATGTGCTGTTGTTACCCATTATCGACTTCAAAATGATCCAGAAAACGAAGGAAAGCTTCGTGTTGATCCTGAAGCTAAGCTAGAAGAAGAACTAATTGTGAGACCGACAAGTGAAGCGATTATTTGGAATACTTTTAAAGGATGGGTTCAAAGTTATAGAGATTTACCGCTTTTAATAAATCAATGGGCAAATGTAGTGCGTTGGGAGATGCGAACGCGCTTATTTCTGCGTACTGCAGAGTTTTTGTGGCAAGAAGGACATACGGCTCATGCTACCGAAGCAGAAGCGCTTATAGAGGCAGAACAGATGAATGATGTTTATGCTGAGTTTGCAGAAAACTTTATGGCAATTCCTGTAATTAAAGGAGTGAAGTCTGAAAGCGAACGATTCGCTGGAGCTGTTGAAACCTATTGTATTGAAGCACTAATGCAAGATGGCAAGTCTTTGCAAGCAGGGACTTCTCATTTTTTAGGACAAAATTTCGCAAAAGCTTTTGATGTTAAGTTTACAAATAACGAAGGTAAACTCGATTATGTTTGGGCTACATCATGGGGTGTTTCAACGCGATTAATTGGTGCATTGATTATGACTCATAGTGATGATAAAGGATTGGTGTTGCCACCAAATTTAGCACCTTTTCAAGTGGTTATCGTTCCTATTTATAAAAATGATGAACAACTAGCTACAATTACAGAGAAGGCTCAAGATATTGTTAAGCAACTTAAAACTCTGGGTATAACCTGTAAGTTCGATGCTAGAACCACGCACAGACCAGGCGCGAAATTTGCGCAACATGAATTGCAGGGAGTTCCATTACGAATAGCTATTGGTCCAAAAGATTTGGAAAATGAAACAGTAGAATTAGCACGACGTGATACTTTAACCAAAGATATTATTCCTATGTCTGAGTTAGTACCTAAGATCGATACACTTTTAAAGACAATTCAAAAGGAGTTATTCATTAAAGCCTCAAATTTTAGAGATTCTCATATCACGGAAGTAGATGATTTTGAAACATTTAAAACGGTACTAGAACATAAAACAGGATTTATTTCAGCACATTGGGATGGTACAATGGAAACTGAGCAAAAAATCAAGGAACTCACTAAAGCTACAATTAGGTGTATTCCTATGGAAGTAAAAAAAGAAGCTGGAACATGCGTTTTTAGTGGTAAACCGTCAACTAATCGTGTGCTATTTGCGAAGGCGTATTAA
- the truA gene encoding tRNA pseudouridine(38-40) synthase TruA: MRFFIQLSYNGKAYHGWQNQPDAISVQEILENALSTLLQQKIAVVGAGRTDAGVHASQMFAHFDIVAQLPDNLIFKLNSFLPKDIAIYNITPVNDKAHARFDALSRTYNYRISTRKNVFNFDYAYTLQKQLDIEALNKACEILLQYKDFQCFSKSHTDVKTYNCKVMQAEWNAIGDELVFIIKADRFLRNMVRAIVGTLINIGLGKMEVEHLHEIIESKDRSKAGFSVPAHGLYLEGIAYPKHIYL; this comes from the coding sequence TTGAGATTTTTTATTCAATTATCATATAACGGAAAAGCCTACCACGGCTGGCAGAATCAGCCAGATGCTATTTCAGTTCAGGAAATTTTGGAGAACGCCTTGTCTACGCTTTTACAACAGAAAATAGCAGTTGTAGGCGCTGGACGAACTGATGCTGGCGTGCACGCGTCTCAAATGTTCGCGCATTTTGATATCGTGGCACAACTTCCAGATAATTTGATATTTAAACTGAATTCATTTTTGCCCAAGGATATCGCAATTTATAATATTACTCCAGTAAATGATAAAGCGCATGCGCGTTTCGACGCTCTAAGTCGCACTTATAATTATCGTATATCTACTCGTAAGAATGTATTTAATTTTGATTATGCATACACGTTACAAAAACAGCTGGATATAGAGGCCTTAAATAAAGCGTGTGAAATACTATTACAGTATAAGGATTTTCAATGCTTTTCTAAGTCACATACTGATGTAAAAACGTATAATTGTAAAGTCATGCAAGCGGAGTGGAACGCAATTGGTGATGAACTCGTGTTTATTATTAAAGCAGACCGTTTTCTAAGAAATATGGTGAGAGCGATAGTAGGTACGCTTATTAATATTGGTTTGGGTAAAATGGAAGTAGAACACTTACATGAGATTATTGAATCAAAAGATAGAAGTAAGGCTGGGTTTTCGGTTCCAGCTCACGGATTATATTTGGAGGGTATAGCCTATCCGAAACACATATATTTATAA
- a CDS encoding OmpP1/FadL family transporter: MKKFTILAIGVLSMSNIMAQDISDALRFSQDEVQGTARFRALSGAFGALGGDMSAISINPASSAIFKESHASLSLSSLNVDNDIAFFNGRSTSSDSKIDLNQAGAAFVFINRNENAPWKKFVLSVAYDKTANYDDQWFASGVNTNSIDSYFLAYAQGRPLDQISAFPGETLNEAYGEIGAFYGFGNQQAFLGYESFILEPVDNTDGNTAYTSNIAPGSFSQNYRYLATGYNGKLGFNAAAQYEEKLYVGLNLNAHFINYERFTGFSESNSNVGSLVTDVRFENSLFTTGNGFSFQLGAILKVTNELRAGLSYNSPTWFTIFEETSQSISTFVMDDVDGDFTTSINPNIINIFPEYRLQSPGKVTGSLAYVGERGLLSFDYSRRNYQNTEFRPSSDPFFASQNETMNTLFKTAQTYRFGGEYKYKQFSFRGGYRFEESPFEDDTFYGDLTGYSLGIGYNFGNTRLDLTYDQAERTVNNELFSVGLTDAATIDTMNSNITLTLGFSI, encoded by the coding sequence ATGAAAAAGTTTACTATACTCGCCATAGGTGTACTATCTATGTCTAATATTATGGCTCAGGACATATCTGATGCCCTAAGATTTTCACAGGATGAAGTTCAAGGAACTGCTCGTTTTAGAGCATTAAGTGGCGCCTTTGGTGCCTTAGGTGGCGACATGTCAGCGATAAGTATCAATCCTGCCAGTTCAGCTATCTTTAAGGAGAGTCATGCATCGCTTTCACTTTCTAGCCTAAACGTTGATAATGATATTGCATTTTTCAACGGTAGAAGTACATCATCTGATTCAAAAATTGATTTAAATCAAGCTGGAGCGGCATTTGTGTTTATTAATAGAAATGAAAACGCCCCATGGAAAAAATTTGTTTTATCCGTAGCTTATGACAAGACTGCTAATTATGATGATCAGTGGTTTGCATCTGGTGTAAATACAAATTCAATAGACAGTTATTTCTTAGCTTATGCCCAAGGTCGTCCTCTAGATCAAATTTCTGCATTTCCCGGAGAAACACTAAATGAAGCTTATGGTGAGATTGGTGCCTTTTATGGCTTCGGTAATCAACAAGCTTTTTTAGGTTATGAATCCTTTATTTTGGAACCTGTTGATAACACCGATGGTAATACAGCTTATACTTCAAATATTGCACCTGGATCTTTTAGTCAGAATTACCGTTATTTAGCTACAGGTTACAATGGAAAATTAGGCTTTAATGCAGCGGCACAATACGAAGAGAAACTATACGTAGGATTAAATCTTAACGCACATTTCATCAATTATGAACGATTTACTGGTTTTAGTGAATCTAACTCAAACGTTGGATCGCTTGTGACTGATGTTCGATTTGAAAACAGCCTATTTACAACTGGAAATGGATTCTCTTTTCAGTTAGGGGCTATTTTGAAGGTTACAAATGAATTGAGAGCCGGACTAAGTTATAATTCTCCGACTTGGTTCACTATTTTTGAAGAAACATCACAAAGTATTTCTACGTTCGTTATGGATGATGTCGATGGAGATTTTACGACATCTATTAATCCTAACATCATTAATATATTCCCTGAATATCGGTTACAATCTCCGGGTAAAGTCACTGGAAGTTTAGCTTACGTTGGTGAACGTGGTCTATTAAGTTTTGATTACTCTAGAAGAAACTATCAAAACACAGAATTTAGACCATCTTCGGATCCATTCTTTGCTTCACAAAACGAAACGATGAATACTCTTTTTAAAACTGCTCAAACCTATCGTTTTGGAGGTGAATATAAGTACAAGCAATTCAGTTTTAGAGGCGGATATCGTTTTGAAGAAAGTCCATTTGAAGATGATACATTCTACGGAGACCTTACAGGTTATTCACTTGGTATTGGTTATAACTTCGGAAACACGAGATTAGATTTAACGTATGACCAAGCTGAAAGAACCGTTAATAACGAATTGTTTTCTGTTGGACTTACTGATGCTGCAACTATAGATACTATGAATTCTAATATTACACTAACTCTAGGGTTTAGTATTTAA
- the folP gene encoding dihydropteroate synthase → MGILNVTPDSFYDGGRYRNMSAILKQVETMLNEGATFIDIGAYSSKPNANHVSEAEELQRIIPIVEYLVKNFPEVILSVDTFRSQVAKQCVLAGASMINDISAGHLDKAMLKTVAELSVPYIMMHMRGTPQTMQQLTSYDDLIKDILIYFSERIAVARNLGIIDLIIDPGFGFAKTLEQNYELLDKLELLQMAGLPLLAGVSRKSMIYKILENSSAEALNGTTVLNTIALQKGASILRVHDVMEAVECIQLTQQLKA, encoded by the coding sequence ATGGGTATTTTAAACGTGACACCAGATTCTTTTTATGATGGTGGACGCTATAGAAATATGTCGGCGATACTTAAGCAGGTTGAAACCATGCTCAATGAAGGCGCAACCTTTATAGATATTGGCGCTTACAGCTCTAAACCTAACGCAAATCATGTTAGTGAAGCCGAAGAATTACAGCGAATTATTCCAATTGTAGAGTATCTCGTTAAGAACTTTCCTGAAGTTATTTTATCCGTTGATACCTTTAGAAGTCAAGTCGCCAAACAGTGTGTTTTGGCAGGTGCGAGTATGATTAATGATATTTCCGCAGGGCATTTAGATAAAGCCATGCTTAAAACGGTTGCTGAGTTGAGTGTGCCTTATATTATGATGCACATGCGCGGAACACCTCAAACCATGCAACAACTCACTAGTTATGATGATTTAATTAAAGACATTTTAATTTATTTTTCTGAACGTATTGCAGTTGCTCGTAATTTGGGTATTATTGATCTGATTATCGATCCTGGTTTCGGATTTGCCAAAACTTTAGAACAGAATTATGAATTACTTGATAAGCTTGAGCTCCTTCAAATGGCAGGTCTACCCCTTTTAGCTGGTGTGTCTCGCAAATCTATGATATATAAAATACTGGAGAATTCCTCGGCCGAAGCCCTTAATGGCACTACTGTACTCAATACCATAGCTTTACAAAAAGGCGCAAGTATTTTAAGAGTTCATGATGTGATGGAAGCTGTGGAATGTATTCAACTTACTCAACAATTAAAAGCTTAA
- the cdaA gene encoding diadenylate cyclase CdaA, producing the protein MDKFKFWDFGIIDFIDVFLVAILLYYIYKLVKGTVAVNIFIGIIVVYLVWRVTDFLNMYMLHRIFDGFIKVGIIALIVVFQPEIRKFLLMVGSTNLSGRGKFFKKMKFLKTESDSETDIIAIVSACQKMGSSKTGALIVIERNNNLDFLMNTGDEMNIKVTQPIIESIFFKNSPLHDGAIIIENNFVKATRVILPVNNEKNIPQRFGLRHRAAIGITEKTDAIALVVSEETGQISYIKYGEFVMFEDIQELTTLLNNDLR; encoded by the coding sequence TTGGATAAATTCAAATTTTGGGACTTTGGGATTATAGACTTTATCGACGTTTTTCTAGTCGCTATTCTTCTGTACTATATCTATAAGCTTGTTAAAGGTACCGTAGCAGTTAATATATTTATTGGAATCATAGTCGTTTACTTGGTGTGGCGTGTGACCGATTTCCTTAACATGTATATGTTGCATCGCATTTTTGATGGATTTATAAAAGTTGGTATTATAGCACTTATCGTCGTGTTTCAACCCGAGATACGTAAGTTCTTGCTCATGGTAGGCTCTACCAATTTGAGTGGTAGAGGTAAATTTTTCAAGAAGATGAAATTCTTGAAAACCGAAAGTGATTCTGAAACGGATATCATTGCAATTGTATCTGCATGCCAAAAAATGGGTAGTTCTAAAACTGGTGCACTCATCGTTATAGAGCGCAACAACAACCTGGATTTTTTAATGAATACAGGTGACGAAATGAACATTAAAGTGACGCAACCCATCATAGAAAGTATTTTCTTCAAAAACAGTCCGTTACATGATGGTGCAATTATCATTGAAAATAATTTTGTAAAAGCAACACGTGTTATTCTTCCTGTTAATAATGAAAAAAATATTCCGCAACGCTTCGGATTGCGGCATCGAGCAGCCATAGGTATTACTGAAAAAACAGATGCTATAGCATTAGTTGTTAGCGAAGAAACTGGGCAGATCTCTTACATTAAATATGGTGAATTTGTGATGTTTGAGGACATTCAAGAACTAACCACTTTACTCAATAATGATCTGAGATAA
- a CDS encoding metallophosphoesterase: MTKILLLSDTHSYIDDAIIKYVKQADEVWHAGDIGDLKVTDAIKALKPLRAVYGNIDDAKARTEFPENNRFTCEDVEVWMTHIGGYPPKYNMRTRDLIKANPPRIFVCGHSHILKVIPDKRYNLIHMNPGAAGKHGFHKVRTMLRFTIDGKKIENLEVIEFPKRH, translated from the coding sequence ATGACAAAAATCCTTTTACTTTCAGATACCCATAGTTATATTGACGACGCTATTATCAAGTATGTAAAACAAGCTGACGAAGTCTGGCATGCAGGCGATATTGGAGATCTAAAGGTGACTGATGCTATTAAGGCATTAAAACCATTAAGAGCTGTTTATGGTAATATTGATGATGCCAAAGCGCGTACGGAGTTTCCAGAAAATAACCGATTTACATGTGAAGATGTTGAGGTTTGGATGACGCATATTGGTGGTTACCCACCCAAATACAATATGAGAACACGTGATTTGATAAAGGCAAATCCACCAAGAATTTTTGTGTGCGGACATTCGCACATCTTAAAAGTAATTCCCGATAAACGATACAACCTCATACATATGAATCCTGGTGCAGCTGGAAAACACGGGTTTCATAAAGTAAGAACGATGCTTCGTTTCACAATTGATGGTAAAAAGATTGAAAATTTAGAAGTCATTGAATTCCCAAAGCGGCACTGA
- a CDS encoding DUF3667 domain-containing protein produces MNCKNCNTELTADSDFCNRCGGKVIKNRLSFKSLFEHISETFFNYDNKLLRTFIDLFKKPEAVIDSYVQGVRKRYVNPLSFFGITLTLSGLSVFIIKKYYLEYLDFSKLFSAELFDNPMSQQIMQDSTSGSAFEYSSLILSAMIPIMALISFIVFIDKRYNLTEHIILYMYGMSAIIIISVFAGQLVLFFSPEQYFLYSMLLYLVMFVYHSYVLKRIFKLSVFQLILRILLFLVVFVVFYVVMVVIILIFMLATGGLDAFAPKQ; encoded by the coding sequence ATGAATTGCAAGAATTGTAATACCGAACTTACTGCAGATAGTGATTTTTGCAATCGCTGTGGCGGAAAAGTGATTAAAAATCGTTTAAGCTTCAAGAGCCTATTTGAACATATTAGCGAAACGTTTTTTAATTATGACAACAAACTTTTAAGAACCTTTATTGATTTATTTAAAAAACCTGAAGCGGTTATAGATAGTTATGTACAAGGGGTAAGAAAGCGCTATGTAAACCCGTTAAGTTTCTTCGGAATCACATTAACTTTGAGTGGTCTATCGGTATTTATCATTAAAAAATACTATTTAGAATATCTGGACTTTTCTAAATTATTTAGTGCCGAGTTATTTGACAATCCGATGTCTCAGCAAATCATGCAAGATTCAACTTCTGGCAGTGCATTTGAATATAGTTCCTTGATTTTATCTGCGATGATTCCTATTATGGCGCTTATTTCGTTTATTGTTTTTATAGACAAACGTTACAATCTAACTGAACACATTATACTCTACATGTATGGTATGTCTGCCATTATTATTATTTCCGTTTTTGCAGGACAATTAGTACTCTTTTTTAGTCCTGAACAATATTTCCTCTATTCGATGCTTTTGTACCTGGTCATGTTTGTTTACCATTCCTATGTTCTAAAACGGATATTCAAACTCAGTGTATTTCAGTTAATCCTTAGAATCCTATTGTTCCTAGTCGTGTTCGTAGTTTTTTACGTTGTAATGGTCGTAATAATACTAATTTTTATGTTGGCTACAGGAGGCTTAGACGCCTTTGCTCCGAAGCAATAA
- the rpsT gene encoding 30S ribosomal protein S20, translating into MANHKSALKRIRSNEAKRLRNRYQHKTTRGAIKRLRDMEKAKEAKEYLPSVITMIDKLAKNNIIHDNKAANLKSKLTKHVASLS; encoded by the coding sequence ATGGCAAATCATAAGTCAGCATTAAAAAGAATTAGAAGTAACGAAGCAAAGCGTTTACGTAACAGATATCAACACAAAACAACTCGTGGTGCTATTAAAAGATTACGTGACATGGAAAAAGCTAAAGAAGCAAAAGAATATTTGCCTTCAGTGATTACTATGATTGATAAACTTGCGAAAAACAACATCATACATGACAATAAAGCTGCTAACTTAAAATCTAAGTTAACTAAACATGTAGCTTCCCTAAGCTAA